In Rhizobiales bacterium NRL2, a genomic segment contains:
- a CDS encoding enoyl-CoA hydratase (Catalyzes the reversible hydration of unsaturated fatty acyl-CoA to beta-hydroxyacyl-CoA): MGDRISIEISDGVADVRLARPEKMNALDRDMFQALNDAAARLADTKGLRAVTLSGEGRAFCAGLDFGSFQQMGDGDRELVNRLTDRTHGLANHAQNVAWAWRELPVPVIAAVHGVAFGGGCQIALGADVRLIAPDARMSVMEIKWGLVPDMAGLALMRGLIRDDVARELTYTGRQVTGQDAVDLGLATRVEADPRAAALAMAREIASKSPDAVRAAKRLLNLAADGDAAAILLAESAEQEKLISSANQVEAVKAGLAGRDPRFEDVA, translated from the coding sequence ATGGGCGACAGGATCAGCATCGAAATCTCGGACGGCGTCGCCGACGTCAGGCTCGCCCGGCCCGAGAAGATGAACGCCCTGGACCGCGATATGTTCCAGGCCCTGAACGACGCGGCGGCCCGCCTCGCCGATACGAAGGGCCTGCGCGCCGTGACGCTCTCCGGCGAGGGCCGGGCCTTCTGCGCCGGACTCGACTTCGGCAGCTTCCAGCAGATGGGCGACGGCGACCGCGAACTGGTCAACCGGCTGACCGACCGCACACACGGTCTGGCCAACCACGCCCAGAATGTCGCCTGGGCCTGGCGGGAACTGCCTGTCCCGGTCATCGCGGCCGTGCACGGCGTCGCCTTCGGCGGCGGCTGCCAGATCGCGCTGGGCGCCGACGTCCGTCTGATCGCGCCGGACGCGCGCATGTCGGTGATGGAGATCAAGTGGGGCCTGGTGCCCGACATGGCGGGGCTGGCGCTGATGCGCGGCCTGATCCGCGACGACGTCGCCCGGGAACTGACCTACACGGGCCGGCAGGTCACGGGGCAGGACGCTGTCGATCTCGGCCTCGCAACCCGGGTTGAAGCCGACCCGCGCGCGGCGGCGCTGGCCATGGCGCGAGAGATCGCATCGAAGAGCCCGGACGCCGTGCGCGCCGCCAAGCGGCTGCTCAATCTCGCCGCCGACGGCGACGCTGCGGCGATCCTGCTGGCCGAGTCCGCCGAGCAGGAGAAGCTGATCAGCAGCGCCAACCAGGTCGAGGCGGTGAAGGCCGGCCTGGCCGGACGCGACCCCCGTTTCGAGGATGTGGCATGA
- a CDS encoding nitroreductase: MDFETLVATRRSVRGYRKDPVPRELIEEIITLAKFAPSSMNTQPWHVHVLTGAALDEVRRRNMEAMSAGAEVKRDINTHGAYEGIHRFRQVDIAKRLFAAMGIERDDKDGRQDWVLRGFRQFDAPVSLILTYDRDLDPGAVVHFDMGAIAYGIVLAAWSKGLGCVTNGQGIMRSDIVRDVIGVPDEEVIMTAIAMGWPDDGFAANHVRSDREPNENFVRYHGFD; this comes from the coding sequence ATGGACTTCGAAACGCTCGTCGCCACGCGCCGCAGCGTGCGGGGCTATCGCAAGGATCCAGTCCCGCGCGAGCTGATCGAGGAAATCATCACCCTCGCCAAGTTCGCGCCCTCGTCCATGAACACCCAGCCCTGGCATGTTCACGTGCTCACGGGCGCGGCGCTGGACGAGGTCCGCCGGCGCAACATGGAAGCCATGTCGGCCGGCGCCGAGGTGAAGCGGGACATCAACACCCACGGCGCCTATGAGGGCATCCACCGCTTCCGTCAGGTCGACATCGCCAAGCGCCTGTTCGCCGCCATGGGCATCGAACGCGACGACAAGGACGGGCGGCAGGACTGGGTGCTGCGCGGCTTCCGCCAGTTCGACGCGCCGGTCTCCCTGATCCTGACCTACGACCGCGATCTCGACCCGGGCGCCGTGGTGCATTTCGACATGGGCGCCATCGCCTACGGCATCGTCCTGGCCGCCTGGTCGAAGGGCCTCGGCTGCGTCACCAACGGCCAGGGCATCATGCGCTCCGACATCGTCCGCGACGTCATCGGCGTGCCGGACGAGGAGGTGATCATGACGGCCATCGCCATGGGCTGGCCCGACGACGGCTTCGCCGCCAACCATGTCCGCTCCGACCGGGAGCCGAACGAGAACTTCGTCCGCTACCACGGCTTCGACTGA
- a CDS encoding epimerase, translating to MNIIVFGATGSIGRHVVRQALAEGHRVTAFQRTAPAREPENPNLVHQLSDVLDAEAVARAVHGQDAVVVALGAGRHGNVRAAGTRNIIAAMERHGPKRLVCLSTLGAGDSRHLLNFFWKRIMFGLLLRAAYADHQTQEQAVRESDLDWTLVRPGAFTDGDLTGDYRHGALSAADRLQLKVSRADVAHFMLGALSGGGYLRRAAALSY from the coding sequence ATGAACATCATCGTCTTCGGCGCCACCGGCTCGATCGGCCGTCACGTCGTCCGCCAGGCCCTGGCCGAAGGGCATCGCGTCACCGCCTTCCAGCGCACGGCGCCGGCGCGCGAACCGGAGAACCCGAATCTCGTCCACCAACTGAGCGACGTGCTGGATGCGGAGGCCGTGGCCCGCGCGGTGCATGGCCAGGATGCGGTGGTGGTCGCCCTGGGCGCCGGCCGGCACGGCAATGTGCGCGCGGCGGGGACCCGCAACATCATTGCCGCCATGGAACGGCACGGCCCGAAGCGGCTGGTCTGCCTTTCCACGCTCGGCGCGGGGGACAGCCGTCACCTGCTGAACTTCTTCTGGAAGCGGATCATGTTCGGCCTGCTGCTGCGGGCGGCCTATGCCGACCATCAGACGCAGGAGCAGGCGGTGCGCGAGAGCGATCTCGACTGGACCCTGGTGCGGCCGGGCGCCTTCACCGACGGCGATCTCACCGGCGACTACCGTCACGGCGCGCTCTCGGCGGCGGACCGGCTGCAGTTGAAGGTCTCCCGCGCCGATGTCGCCCATTTCATGCTGGGCGCGTTGTCTGGCGGCGGCTATCTGCGCCGCGCGGCGGCGCTTTCCTACTGA
- a CDS encoding ABC transporter permease, with product MGDVVKIVLKRLGLGLLTLFVISILIFGAVELLPGDIAEAVLGQGATEENVAAMREALGLNQPAPLRYLDWLSGAVVGDFGVSLVSGASVSETIAPRFGNTLFLAAYAAIIAVPFAIMLGVLVALLRNSVFDRVANVLTLTSISSPEFFLGYILILYLAVKTGYFPAIAKLSDDMSFWEVLNRTFLPALTMVLVVTAHMMRMTRATIISLLSSPYIEMARLKGTPAWKVIVHHALPNAWAPIINVVALNLAYLITGVVLVEVVFVYPGIGQLLVDAVTKRDFPVVQACCLIFAATFILLNLAADVGAILTNPRLRHPK from the coding sequence ATGGGCGATGTAGTCAAGATCGTTCTCAAACGACTGGGACTCGGGTTACTGACGTTGTTCGTCATCTCGATCCTGATTTTCGGCGCCGTGGAACTGCTCCCCGGCGACATCGCGGAAGCGGTGCTGGGACAGGGCGCGACCGAGGAGAACGTCGCGGCGATGCGGGAGGCGCTGGGACTCAACCAGCCGGCGCCGTTGCGCTATCTGGACTGGCTCTCGGGCGCCGTCGTCGGCGACTTCGGCGTCTCGCTGGTTTCCGGCGCGAGCGTCAGCGAAACCATCGCGCCGCGCTTCGGCAACACGCTGTTCCTGGCGGCCTATGCGGCGATCATCGCCGTGCCCTTCGCGATCATGCTGGGCGTCCTCGTCGCGCTGCTGCGCAACTCGGTCTTCGACCGGGTGGCCAACGTGCTGACGCTGACCTCGATCTCCTCGCCGGAGTTCTTCCTGGGCTACATCCTGATCCTCTACCTGGCGGTGAAAACGGGCTATTTCCCCGCGATCGCCAAGCTGAGCGACGACATGAGCTTCTGGGAGGTGCTGAACAGGACGTTCCTGCCGGCCCTGACCATGGTGCTGGTGGTGACGGCGCACATGATGCGCATGACCCGCGCGACCATCATCAGCCTGCTGTCCTCGCCCTATATCGAGATGGCGCGGCTGAAGGGCACGCCGGCGTGGAAGGTGATCGTCCATCACGCCCTGCCCAACGCCTGGGCGCCGATCATCAACGTCGTGGCGCTGAACCTCGCCTACCTGATCACCGGCGTGGTGCTGGTGGAAGTGGTGTTCGTCTATCCAGGCATCGGCCAGTTGCTCGTCGACGCGGTCACCAAGCGCGACTTCCCCGTGGTGCAGGCCTGCTGCCTCATCTTCGCGGCGACCTTCATCCTGCTCAATCTCGCGGCCGACGTCGGGGCGATCCTGACCAATCCGCGTCTGCGGCATCCGAAGTGA
- a CDS encoding peptide ABC transporter substrate-binding protein: MDKRTESELIERMAREAKQGRLSRRDFMHYALAAGVTASTAAGLWTTKVAHAQPKKGGTFRLGTHDGNTSDTHDPGTYLSFSVIQLAHTYRSYLTLITPTNELGPDIATSWEATPDAKNWTFKLNKNASFHDGRPFTAEDAIASLNHHRGEKSTSAAKALLKDVDDIVKDDDHTITVKLATGNADLPWLMTDYHLAMCPANEDGTIDWQSGLGTGPYKIVSHEFGVGTSLERHEGWHLDGAYFDNVEMLVLNDPNARQTALVTGDVDAVTQLELKTLALLQRSPDIEIDNVPSAAAITMPMFCDQAPFDDVNVRNALKLAMNREEIIQKIAFGTAIPGNDFHVAPNMPYHPDDIPQRTFDPDQAKSLLKKAGAENLSVDLRVADSVYSGAVDLCVLYAEQAKQAGIDINVVREPNDGYYSDVWLKKPFCMVQWGARPTPDVMFSLAYKDDAAWNESHWQNERFNVLLRQAKAELDQAKRAEMYREMCQLARDDGGTIIPMFTNFVYARRKNVRHSGNLAASWQCDGARACSRWWFA; this comes from the coding sequence ATGGACAAGAGAACCGAATCCGAACTCATCGAGCGCATGGCTCGTGAAGCGAAGCAGGGCCGACTGTCGCGCCGGGATTTCATGCACTACGCCCTCGCCGCCGGCGTCACCGCATCGACCGCAGCGGGCCTCTGGACCACCAAGGTCGCCCATGCGCAGCCCAAGAAGGGCGGCACCTTCCGTCTCGGCACCCATGACGGCAACACCTCCGACACGCACGATCCGGGCACCTATCTCAGCTTCTCGGTCATCCAGCTGGCGCACACCTACCGCAGTTATCTGACGCTGATCACGCCGACCAACGAGCTCGGCCCGGACATCGCCACTTCCTGGGAAGCGACGCCCGACGCCAAGAACTGGACGTTCAAGCTGAACAAGAACGCGTCCTTCCACGACGGCCGGCCCTTCACCGCCGAGGACGCCATCGCCTCGCTGAACCATCACCGCGGCGAGAAATCGACTTCCGCGGCCAAGGCGCTACTGAAGGACGTGGACGACATCGTCAAGGACGATGACCACACGATCACGGTCAAGCTTGCGACCGGCAATGCCGACCTGCCCTGGCTGATGACCGACTACCACCTGGCCATGTGCCCGGCGAACGAGGACGGCACCATCGACTGGCAGTCCGGCCTCGGCACGGGCCCCTACAAGATCGTCAGCCACGAGTTCGGCGTCGGCACCTCGCTGGAACGCCACGAGGGCTGGCATCTGGACGGCGCCTATTTCGACAATGTCGAGATGCTGGTGCTGAACGACCCGAACGCGCGCCAGACCGCCCTGGTCACCGGCGACGTGGACGCGGTCACCCAGCTCGAGCTCAAGACGCTGGCGCTGCTGCAGCGTTCGCCGGACATCGAGATCGACAACGTGCCCAGCGCCGCGGCGATCACCATGCCCATGTTCTGCGACCAGGCGCCGTTCGACGACGTCAACGTCCGCAACGCGCTGAAACTGGCCATGAACCGCGAGGAGATCATCCAGAAGATCGCCTTCGGCACGGCCATTCCGGGCAACGACTTCCACGTCGCGCCGAACATGCCCTACCACCCCGACGACATTCCGCAGCGGACCTTCGATCCCGACCAGGCGAAGTCGCTGCTGAAGAAGGCGGGCGCGGAGAACCTCTCGGTGGACCTGCGCGTGGCCGACAGCGTCTATTCCGGCGCAGTCGACCTCTGCGTGCTCTACGCCGAGCAGGCGAAGCAGGCGGGCATCGACATCAATGTCGTGCGGGAGCCGAACGACGGCTACTACTCCGACGTCTGGCTGAAGAAGCCGTTCTGCATGGTGCAGTGGGGCGCCCGTCCGACGCCGGACGTGATGTTCTCGCTGGCCTACAAGGACGACGCCGCCTGGAACGAGAGCCACTGGCAGAACGAGCGCTTCAACGTGCTGCTCCGCCAGGCCAAGGCCGAACTCGACCAGGCGAAACGTGCGGAGATGTACCGGGAAATGTGCCAGCTCGCCCGCGACGACGGCGGCACCATCATTCCGATGTTCACCAACTTCGTCTACGCGCGGCGCAAGAACGTCCGCCACTCGGGCAACCTGGCGGCAAGCTGGCAGTGCGACGGCGCGCGCGCCTGCAGCCGCTGGTGGTTCGCCTGA
- a CDS encoding TetR family transcriptional regulator has product MSSPDPDTKTRIFRAAIELLESGETARLRMADIARKAGVSRQALYLHFDSRADLLVAATRFQDEEKGTARRLAPSRTAQTGAERLDAFVAAWTAYIPEVYPAARALLAIYESDPEAAAAWDQRMADMKEGCAAAIGALARDGMLSPGFTADAATDMLWILLSVRNWELLVLRSGWSQPTYEATLLASARKLFVAGPE; this is encoded by the coding sequence ATGTCAAGTCCCGATCCCGACACGAAGACCCGGATATTCCGGGCCGCGATCGAGCTGCTGGAAAGCGGCGAGACCGCCAGGCTGCGCATGGCCGACATCGCCCGGAAGGCGGGCGTCTCGCGCCAGGCGCTCTATCTCCACTTCGACAGCCGCGCCGACCTGCTGGTGGCGGCGACGCGCTTCCAGGACGAGGAGAAGGGCACGGCACGGCGTCTTGCCCCCAGCCGCACGGCGCAGACCGGCGCCGAACGGCTGGACGCCTTCGTCGCCGCCTGGACGGCCTACATTCCGGAGGTCTATCCGGCGGCGCGGGCGCTGCTGGCGATCTACGAGTCAGACCCCGAGGCGGCCGCGGCGTGGGACCAGCGAATGGCGGACATGAAGGAAGGCTGCGCCGCGGCCATCGGGGCGCTGGCGCGCGACGGCATGCTTTCGCCGGGTTTCACGGCGGACGCGGCAACGGACATGCTCTGGATCCTGCTGTCCGTACGGAACTGGGAACTGCTGGTGCTCAGGAGCGGCTGGTCGCAGCCGACCTATGAGGCGACCCTGCTGGCCAGCGCGCGCAAGCTGTTCGTGGCGGGACCGGAGTGA
- a CDS encoding GDP-fucose synthetase, with protein sequence MTAPGRDDPIYVAGHRGLVGSAVLRDLEAAGYGNLITRTSGELDLREQQAVRDFFGTEKPAWVVCAAAKVGGIVANNDYPGEFIHDNLAIQTNVIENCRAAGVQKLIYLGSTCIYPKMAPQPIREEHLLTGPLEPTNEAYAIAKIAGLKMCEAYRKQYGLQSVTLMATNLYGPGDNFDLERSHVIPALMRKAHEAKLASAAAMEVWGTGSPLREFLHVDDMAAAVRFCLENDVPHSMVNVGTGDEISIAGLTRLICEVVGFEGELRFDTTKPDGTPRKLADSSRLRELGWRPATGLREGLAATYDWMLNTADLRLSASA encoded by the coding sequence ATGACCGCTCCCGGCAGGGACGATCCGATCTACGTCGCCGGCCACCGCGGCCTTGTCGGCTCGGCGGTGCTGCGCGATCTGGAGGCCGCGGGCTACGGCAACCTCATCACCCGCACCTCGGGGGAACTGGACCTGCGCGAGCAGCAGGCCGTGCGCGACTTCTTCGGCACCGAGAAGCCGGCCTGGGTGGTCTGCGCGGCGGCGAAGGTCGGCGGCATCGTCGCCAACAACGACTATCCGGGCGAGTTCATCCACGACAACCTCGCCATTCAGACCAACGTCATCGAGAACTGCCGCGCGGCCGGCGTGCAGAAGCTGATCTATCTCGGCTCCACCTGCATCTATCCGAAGATGGCGCCCCAGCCAATCCGGGAGGAGCATCTGCTGACCGGCCCGCTGGAGCCGACCAACGAGGCCTACGCCATCGCCAAGATCGCCGGGCTGAAGATGTGTGAGGCCTACCGCAAGCAGTACGGCCTGCAGTCGGTCACGCTGATGGCAACCAATCTCTACGGACCCGGCGACAATTTCGACCTGGAACGCAGTCACGTCATCCCGGCGCTGATGCGCAAGGCCCACGAGGCGAAGCTGGCCAGCGCGGCGGCGATGGAGGTCTGGGGCACCGGCAGCCCGCTCCGCGAATTTCTCCATGTCGACGACATGGCCGCGGCCGTGCGCTTCTGCCTGGAGAACGACGTGCCCCATTCCATGGTCAATGTCGGCACCGGCGACGAGATCTCGATCGCCGGTCTGACCCGGCTGATCTGCGAGGTGGTGGGATTCGAGGGCGAATTGCGCTTCGACACGACGAAGCCCGACGGCACGCCGCGCAAGCTGGCCGACTCCTCGCGGTTGCGGGAACTCGGCTGGCGCCCGGCGACCGGCCTGCGCGAGGGGCTGGCGGCAACCTATGACTGGATGCTGAACACCGCCGACCTGCGCCTCAGCGCCAGCGCCTGA
- a CDS encoding cyclohexanone monooxygenase: MSHPKREADLDVLIVGAGFAGMYMLYRTRKLGLKGRVFERGNGVGGTWYWNRYPGARCDVESMQYSMQFDPDLEQEWEWTERYAPQPEILDYANHIADRYDLRSGIRLSCPVRAAHFDEKAALWRVTVGDGNGSGETLTARFVVMATGCLSQPNKPGVEGMEDYRGPIYHTGEWPKEGVDFTGQRVGIVGTGSSAIQSIPIIAEQAAHLTVFQRTPNYAVPAHNGPIDRDMVEQIKANYRELREKAKTMPAGIAFDLRDVSAFEADDTERRRQFQSRWDYGGLTFLGCFNDLLLDEEANRFAAEFVREKIREIVKDPATAEMLCPDNIIGCKRLCVDTGYYRTFNRGNVSLVDIAETPVERLTESGLRVDGRDYAFDAIVFATGFDAMTGALLNIDIRGRGSERLRDKWDGGPRNYLGLSMHGFPNLFTVTGPGSPSVLTNMLPSIEQHVEWIADCIGHMDANGRDLIEPEPEAEDSWVDHVNEVSGLSLRSTCSSWYVGANVPGKPRVFMPYIGGFPAYAEKIRDVVANGYEGFRLSTAA; encoded by the coding sequence ATGAGCCATCCGAAGCGCGAGGCGGACCTGGACGTCCTGATCGTGGGCGCCGGTTTCGCCGGCATGTACATGCTCTACCGGACCCGCAAGCTGGGCCTGAAGGGCCGCGTGTTCGAGCGCGGCAACGGCGTCGGCGGCACCTGGTACTGGAACCGCTATCCCGGCGCGCGCTGCGATGTGGAAAGCATGCAGTACTCCATGCAGTTCGATCCGGACCTGGAGCAGGAATGGGAGTGGACGGAGCGCTACGCCCCGCAGCCCGAAATCCTCGACTACGCCAACCACATCGCCGACCGCTACGATCTCAGGTCCGGCATCCGCCTGTCCTGCCCGGTCCGGGCGGCGCATTTCGACGAGAAGGCGGCGCTCTGGCGGGTCACCGTCGGCGACGGCAACGGTTCGGGCGAGACGCTAACCGCCCGCTTTGTGGTGATGGCCACGGGCTGCCTCTCCCAGCCCAACAAGCCAGGCGTCGAGGGCATGGAGGATTACCGGGGGCCGATCTACCACACCGGCGAATGGCCGAAGGAAGGCGTCGACTTCACCGGCCAGCGCGTCGGCATCGTCGGCACCGGCTCCTCGGCCATCCAGTCGATCCCGATCATCGCCGAGCAGGCGGCGCATCTCACTGTCTTCCAGCGCACGCCGAACTACGCCGTACCCGCCCACAACGGGCCCATAGACCGGGACATGGTGGAGCAGATCAAGGCGAACTACCGCGAACTGCGCGAGAAGGCCAAGACCATGCCGGCCGGCATCGCCTTCGACCTGCGCGACGTCTCCGCTTTCGAGGCCGACGACACCGAACGCCGCCGTCAGTTCCAGAGCCGCTGGGACTATGGCGGCCTCACCTTCCTCGGCTGTTTCAACGACCTGCTGCTGGACGAGGAAGCGAACCGCTTCGCCGCGGAGTTCGTGCGCGAGAAGATCCGCGAGATCGTCAAGGATCCGGCGACCGCGGAGATGCTCTGTCCCGACAACATCATCGGCTGCAAGCGCCTGTGTGTGGACACCGGCTACTACCGGACCTTCAACCGCGGCAATGTCAGCCTGGTCGACATCGCCGAAACCCCGGTCGAACGGCTGACCGAGAGCGGGCTGAGAGTGGACGGCCGCGACTACGCGTTCGACGCCATCGTCTTCGCCACCGGCTTCGACGCCATGACCGGCGCGCTGCTCAACATCGACATCCGGGGCCGCGGCAGCGAACGCCTGCGGGACAAGTGGGACGGCGGCCCGCGCAACTATCTCGGCCTGTCCATGCACGGCTTCCCCAACCTGTTCACGGTCACAGGGCCGGGCAGCCCGTCGGTGCTGACCAACATGCTGCCCTCCATCGAGCAGCATGTGGAGTGGATCGCCGATTGCATCGGGCACATGGACGCGAACGGCCGCGACCTCATCGAGCCGGAGCCGGAGGCCGAGGATTCCTGGGTGGACCATGTCAACGAGGTTTCCGGCCTGTCGCTGCGCTCGACCTGCAGTTCCTGGTATGTGGGCGCCAACGTGCCCGGCAAGCCCCGGGTCTTCATGCCCTATATCGGCGGGTTCCCCGCCTATGCCGAGAAGATCCGCGACGTCGTCGCCAACGGCTATGAGGGCTTCCGTCTCTCGACCGCGGCGTGA
- a CDS encoding hydroxyacylglutathione hydrolase codes for MIVEQIWTGNAYRNFNYLIACPETGEAMAIDPLDHEKCLARAKEKGWDITQVLNTHEHPDHTGGNRQVIEATGAKLLAHANAKDKIRGMDRGLKAGDVIKVGRTVDIEALDTPGHTMCHVCLLTKTDQPALISGDTLFNAGAGNCHNGGHPDELYDTFVNQLDRLPEDTLIYPGHDYITNNLQFTLDREPDNARAKSLLGEVEGQDPAEAMLTTLALEKEVNTFFRLRSRSVIDALREKFPDLPKEPSPREVFLKLRELRNSW; via the coding sequence ATGATCGTCGAGCAGATCTGGACCGGCAACGCCTATCGGAACTTCAACTACCTGATCGCCTGCCCCGAGACCGGCGAGGCGATGGCCATCGATCCGCTGGACCATGAGAAATGCCTGGCCCGCGCGAAGGAGAAGGGCTGGGACATCACCCAGGTGCTGAACACCCATGAACATCCTGATCACACCGGCGGCAACCGCCAGGTGATCGAGGCGACGGGCGCGAAGCTGCTGGCCCACGCCAACGCCAAGGACAAGATCCGTGGCATGGACCGCGGCCTGAAGGCCGGCGACGTGATCAAGGTCGGCCGCACCGTCGACATCGAAGCCCTCGATACGCCCGGCCACACCATGTGCCATGTCTGCCTGCTGACGAAGACGGATCAGCCGGCGCTGATCAGCGGCGACACCCTTTTCAACGCCGGGGCCGGCAATTGCCACAATGGCGGCCACCCCGATGAGCTCTACGACACCTTCGTCAACCAGCTCGACCGGCTGCCCGAGGACACGCTGATCTATCCGGGGCACGACTACATTACCAACAATCTGCAGTTCACCCTGGACCGTGAGCCCGACAACGCCAGGGCGAAGTCGCTGCTGGGCGAGGTCGAGGGCCAGGATCCGGCCGAGGCGATGCTGACCACGCTGGCGCTGGAGAAGGAGGTCAACACCTTCTTCCGTCTGCGCAGCCGGAGCGTGATCGACGCCCTGCGCGAGAAATTCCCGGATCTGCCGAAGGAGCCGAGCCCGCGCGAGGTGTTCCTGAAGCTGCGCGAGTTGCGCAACAGCTGGTAG
- a CDS encoding GDP-mannose 4,6-dehydratase, which yields MRRALITGITGQDGSYLAELLLAKGYEVHGIVRRASTFTTERIDHIYQDPHESHLRLKLHYGDLSDGTGLRRVLEMARPDEVYNLGAQSHVRVSFDQPEYTADIVGTGTLRLLEALRDYTQNTGRQVKLYQAGSSEMFGAAPPPQGETTAFYPRSPYAVGKVAGYWFSVNYREAYGLFVANGILFNHESPRRGETFVTRKITRAVGRIKMGLQDKLFLGNLNAKRDWGFAGDFVEGMWRMLQQDEPDDYVLATGEAHSVREFLDLAFAHAGLAPEAHVEFDPRYLRPTEVDHLLGDPSKAREKLGWTPKVGFEELVRMMVDNDMELARRERTLKDAGHLVSTQAER from the coding sequence ATCCGGCGGGCCCTGATCACCGGCATCACGGGGCAGGACGGCTCCTACCTGGCGGAGCTGCTGCTGGCCAAGGGCTACGAGGTCCACGGCATCGTCCGGCGCGCGTCGACCTTCACCACCGAGCGCATCGACCACATCTACCAGGATCCGCACGAAAGCCATCTGAGACTGAAGCTGCACTATGGCGACCTCTCCGACGGCACGGGACTCAGGCGTGTCCTCGAGATGGCGCGGCCCGACGAGGTCTACAATCTGGGCGCCCAGAGCCATGTCCGCGTGAGCTTCGATCAGCCCGAATACACCGCCGACATTGTCGGCACCGGCACGCTGCGGCTGCTGGAGGCTCTGCGCGACTACACCCAGAACACCGGCCGGCAGGTGAAGCTCTACCAGGCCGGCAGCTCGGAAATGTTCGGCGCCGCGCCGCCGCCGCAGGGCGAGACGACGGCCTTCTATCCGCGCAGTCCCTATGCCGTCGGCAAGGTCGCCGGCTACTGGTTCTCGGTGAACTACCGCGAGGCTTACGGCCTTTTCGTGGCCAACGGCATTCTCTTCAACCACGAGAGCCCGCGCCGCGGCGAGACCTTCGTCACGCGCAAGATCACGCGCGCTGTCGGACGCATCAAGATGGGCCTGCAGGACAAGCTGTTCCTCGGCAATCTGAACGCGAAGCGCGACTGGGGCTTCGCCGGCGACTTCGTCGAGGGCATGTGGCGGATGCTGCAGCAGGACGAGCCGGACGATTATGTCCTCGCCACCGGCGAGGCGCATTCGGTGCGCGAATTCCTGGATCTCGCCTTCGCCCATGCCGGCCTGGCGCCCGAGGCGCATGTGGAGTTCGATCCGCGCTATCTGCGGCCGACCGAGGTCGACCACCTTTTGGGCGATCCGTCGAAGGCGCGGGAGAAGCTGGGCTGGACGCCGAAGGTCGGCTTCGAGGAACTGGTGCGCATGATGGTCGACAACGACATGGAGCTGGCGCGGCGGGAACGGACACTGAAGGACGCCGGCCACCTGGTGTCGACCCAGGCGGAGCGCTGA